The following are encoded together in the Flavihumibacter fluvii genome:
- the hemH gene encoding ferrochelatase, translated as MKRGIILMNLGSPDSTSVKDVRKYLAEFLMDERVIDLSYLARLLLVRGIIVPFRAPRSAKAYQSIWTQEGSPLIVITRHLQEALQAQVSAPVVIAMRYGSPSPKEAFDELMRREPALEEVIAVPMYPHYAMSSYETAVEYARAEHIKGKYPFRLEVVPPFYQEPNYLDALAESMRPYLEQDYDHIVFSYHGIPERHVQKSDPTGRHCLKVENCCAVDSVAHATCYKHQCLTTMHKIVERLQIPADKHSFSFQSRLGRDEWLKPYTVKRLEEMPKEGIKKLLVVCPAFVSDCLETLEEMAEEGKEVFLHAGGESFTLIPCMNVHPKWVETLKTWTGR; from the coding sequence ATGAAGAGAGGCATTATTTTGATGAACCTGGGATCGCCTGATTCAACATCGGTAAAGGATGTACGAAAGTACCTCGCAGAATTCCTGATGGATGAACGGGTGATCGATTTGTCTTACCTGGCCAGGTTATTATTGGTCCGGGGAATAATCGTGCCTTTCCGTGCACCCCGCTCTGCCAAAGCGTACCAGTCGATCTGGACACAGGAGGGCTCGCCGCTGATCGTGATCACCCGTCATTTACAGGAGGCTTTGCAGGCGCAGGTTTCCGCACCTGTGGTAATTGCCATGCGCTATGGATCCCCCTCCCCGAAAGAAGCATTTGATGAACTGATGCGGCGTGAACCAGCGCTGGAAGAAGTGATCGCAGTGCCCATGTACCCGCATTATGCGATGAGCAGTTATGAAACCGCGGTTGAGTATGCCCGTGCTGAACATATTAAAGGAAAATACCCTTTTAGGTTGGAGGTAGTCCCGCCATTTTACCAGGAACCGAATTACCTGGATGCGCTGGCTGAAAGTATGCGGCCTTACCTGGAGCAGGATTACGATCATATTGTTTTTAGTTATCATGGAATTCCTGAACGGCATGTACAAAAGAGTGATCCAACCGGCCGGCATTGCCTGAAAGTGGAGAATTGTTGTGCAGTTGATTCGGTTGCGCATGCGACCTGTTACAAACACCAGTGCCTCACCACCATGCATAAGATCGTGGAGCGTTTACAGATCCCTGCCGATAAACATAGTTTCTCCTTCCAATCCCGGCTGGGTCGTGATGAATGGCTGAAACCCTATACCGTTAAACGCCTCGAAGAAATGCCGAAAGAAGGGATTAAAAAACTGCTGGTGGTTTGCCCGGCTTTTGTAAGCGACTGCCTCGAGACCCTGGAGGAAATGGCTGAAGAGGGAAAAGAAGTTTTCCTGCATGCCGGCGGTGAATCCTTCACACTGATCCCATGCATGAATGTGCATCCGAAATGGGTGGAGACGTTGAAGACGTGGACGGGGCGATAA
- the hemL gene encoding glutamate-1-semialdehyde 2,1-aminomutase yields MKNIQTSEKLFSRAQQSIPGGVNSPVRAFKSVGGTPLFMQKAKGSYLYDVDGNQYIDYIASWGPMILGHAYEPVVKAIQEYATYSTSYGAPTELEIKMAELIKRMAPNVDLIRMVSSGTEACMSAIRVARGYTGRNKILKFEGCYHGHADSFLVKAGSGLATLDIQTVPGVTAGVANDTLTCAYNDLAAVQQLAKAHKGEIAAIIVEPVAGNMGCILPAPGFLEGIRQLCDKEGIVFIFDEVMTGFRLTPGGAQQKLGVNADLVTYGKVIGAGMPVGAFGGKQEIMEVVAPIGKVYQAGTLSGNPIAMIAGYTLLSELEKNPAIYNELDEKTSYLKKGLQDVLSAWGEPFVINHLGSMISVHFSEHAITDFASAASANNARFAKYFHAMLDRGIYLPPSAFESWFLNNALTKEDIDKTIAATKESLVTL; encoded by the coding sequence ATGAAAAATATACAGACCAGTGAAAAGCTTTTTTCACGTGCACAGCAATCAATTCCCGGTGGTGTAAATTCCCCGGTGCGTGCCTTTAAAAGCGTAGGCGGCACTCCCCTTTTTATGCAAAAGGCAAAGGGCAGTTACCTCTATGATGTAGATGGCAACCAGTATATTGATTATATCGCTTCCTGGGGTCCCATGATCCTGGGGCATGCTTATGAGCCCGTGGTAAAAGCCATCCAGGAATATGCTACCTACTCTACTTCTTATGGTGCGCCAACCGAACTGGAAATAAAAATGGCGGAACTGATCAAACGCATGGCGCCTAATGTTGACCTGATCAGGATGGTTAGCAGCGGCACAGAAGCCTGCATGAGTGCGATCAGGGTGGCGCGTGGCTATACTGGCAGGAATAAGATCCTGAAATTCGAAGGCTGTTACCATGGGCACGCTGACTCTTTCCTGGTGAAAGCGGGCAGCGGACTGGCGACCCTGGATATCCAAACTGTACCTGGGGTTACAGCCGGAGTTGCCAACGATACCCTCACCTGTGCCTACAATGACCTCGCTGCTGTACAGCAGCTGGCGAAGGCACATAAAGGGGAAATCGCTGCGATCATTGTGGAACCCGTTGCAGGGAATATGGGCTGCATATTGCCTGCGCCCGGATTCCTGGAAGGCATCCGCCAGCTGTGCGATAAGGAAGGCATTGTCTTCATCTTTGATGAAGTGATGACCGGATTCAGATTAACCCCAGGCGGTGCGCAACAAAAATTAGGGGTTAATGCTGACCTTGTCACCTATGGAAAGGTGATTGGCGCAGGGATGCCTGTTGGCGCATTTGGCGGTAAACAGGAAATCATGGAGGTGGTGGCACCTATCGGCAAAGTTTACCAGGCTGGCACACTCAGCGGAAATCCAATTGCCATGATCGCTGGTTATACATTATTGTCTGAATTAGAAAAAAATCCGGCTATTTATAATGAGCTCGATGAAAAAACCAGCTACCTGAAAAAGGGTTTGCAGGATGTTTTATCCGCCTGGGGTGAGCCCTTTGTCATCAACCATTTGGGGTCTATGATCAGCGTGCATTTCAGTGAGCATGCGATAACGGATTTTGCAAGTGCTGCTTCGGCCAACAATGCCCGTTTTGCCAAATATTTCCATGCCATGCTAGACCGCGGCATCTACCTGCCGCCATCAGCATTTGAAAGCTGGTTCCTGAATAATGCACTAACGAAAGAAGACATTGATAAAACGATTGCGGCAACAAAGGAAAGCCTCGTTACACTTTAA
- a CDS encoding PepSY-associated TM helix domain-containing protein, with protein sequence MKVFFRRIHLYLGLAAGLVIMVTCFTGAVLVFEPELQMLFHKERYIVAVSGIQKPLKDLQSSLKVRVPGVKINGVKWYNDRARSVEFSYALPEKSNPGDNKKGKKGEGGAGGRKTAFINPYTAEVIALYNYQDSFFFSMMSLHRWLLKGDTGKLIVGMATLVFLVILVTGIILWWPKTRNIMRQRLTLKWDAGWKRVNHDLHLVLGFYSAIFLFVFAFTGLAWSFEWFNKGIYTVTNSSMQGAKPPVIAIKAGTDQVGPDEVLATVKAADPSAVVYSINQPKDSTAPFSVNVLRNNATHESATDNYFVDRYSASLAGVVRWEDRNLGQRVRATFKPVHIASIFGLPSKIIGFIVCLLGTTFPITGVIMWLNRTWKKNKKPVSV encoded by the coding sequence ATGAAAGTGTTCTTCCGTAGGATTCATTTGTACCTGGGACTCGCTGCCGGCCTTGTGATCATGGTGACCTGTTTCACCGGGGCTGTCCTGGTTTTTGAACCCGAATTGCAGATGCTCTTCCATAAAGAACGGTATATCGTTGCCGTCTCTGGTATACAAAAACCGCTGAAAGACCTCCAGTCATCCTTGAAGGTCCGGGTGCCCGGCGTAAAGATCAACGGGGTTAAATGGTATAACGACCGCGCAAGATCTGTAGAGTTCAGCTATGCCTTGCCAGAGAAATCGAATCCAGGTGATAATAAGAAAGGAAAAAAAGGGGAAGGTGGTGCCGGCGGCCGGAAGACCGCATTCATCAATCCATATACTGCAGAAGTGATTGCGTTATATAATTACCAGGACAGCTTTTTCTTTTCGATGATGTCACTTCATCGCTGGTTGTTGAAAGGTGATACGGGAAAACTAATTGTTGGGATGGCTACCCTGGTATTTTTAGTGATCCTGGTAACGGGCATTATCCTCTGGTGGCCCAAAACCCGCAACATCATGCGCCAGCGCCTTACTTTAAAATGGGATGCAGGTTGGAAAAGGGTGAACCACGACCTGCACCTTGTGCTCGGTTTTTATTCCGCCATTTTTTTATTTGTATTTGCGTTCACCGGACTCGCATGGTCTTTTGAATGGTTTAATAAAGGCATCTATACAGTAACGAACTCTTCTATGCAGGGTGCAAAGCCACCGGTCATTGCTATAAAGGCCGGCACAGACCAGGTCGGGCCAGATGAAGTTCTGGCCACCGTGAAGGCTGCTGATCCTTCCGCAGTGGTTTATTCCATTAACCAACCTAAGGATTCCACCGCACCATTTTCAGTGAACGTTTTGCGCAATAACGCCACACATGAATCGGCAACCGATAATTATTTTGTTGACCGTTATTCTGCCAGCCTTGCTGGTGTTGTTAGGTGGGAAGACCGTAACCTGGGTCAAAGGGTGAGGGCGACATTTAAACCGGTACATATTGCGTCAATATTTGGGTTGCCTTCAAAAATAATCGGATTCATCGTTTGCCTGCTCGGCACAACATTTCCCATCACGGGTGTGATCATGTGGCTGAACCGGACCTGGAAGAAGAATAAAAAACCTGTTTCGGTTTAA
- the hemE gene encoding uroporphyrinogen decarboxylase, with product MSSLQNDLILRTLRGEKTERVPVWMMRQAGRYLPQYMVLREKYGFFERCQTPALACEITIQPVDIVGVDAAILFSDILVVPQAMGLEVQLIESKGPFLPDPIKQLADLDRVVVPDVEDRLHYVFDAIRLIKQELNGRVPLIGFAGAPWTLLCYMVQGKGSKTFDEAKAFCYTQPETAHRLLQMITDTTIAYLKGQVKAGADIIQIFDSWGGLLSPADFETFSLQYIRQIVAALKDEVPTIIFAKGAWFALAEMAATGAQGLGIDWCIQPERAREYAGSDIILQGNFDPARLLSPIPEIKKQVHTMLRAFGGHRHIANLGHGILPNVPVDHARAFVDAVKESEWSMVNGEWHLR from the coding sequence ATGTCGAGTTTACAAAATGACCTGATCCTGCGTACGTTACGGGGAGAGAAAACAGAAAGGGTTCCCGTATGGATGATGCGGCAGGCCGGAAGGTATTTACCCCAGTACATGGTATTACGGGAGAAATACGGCTTCTTCGAAAGATGCCAGACACCAGCACTGGCCTGTGAAATAACCATCCAGCCCGTTGACATTGTAGGTGTGGATGCTGCCATCCTGTTTTCAGATATCCTGGTAGTGCCGCAGGCGATGGGTTTGGAAGTGCAGCTGATCGAAAGTAAAGGCCCGTTTTTACCCGACCCTATTAAACAATTGGCAGACCTCGATCGCGTAGTGGTTCCTGATGTGGAAGACCGGTTGCATTATGTGTTTGATGCCATCCGCCTGATCAAGCAGGAGTTGAATGGCCGCGTGCCTTTGATCGGCTTCGCCGGTGCGCCATGGACGCTCTTGTGTTATATGGTGCAGGGAAAGGGATCCAAGACCTTTGATGAAGCCAAGGCGTTCTGCTATACCCAACCAGAAACAGCACACCGCCTGCTGCAAATGATCACCGACACCACTATTGCCTATTTAAAAGGGCAGGTTAAAGCCGGAGCTGATATCATACAGATCTTCGATAGCTGGGGTGGATTATTGAGCCCGGCTGATTTCGAAACATTTTCATTACAATACATCCGGCAGATCGTAGCGGCTTTGAAAGATGAAGTGCCAACGATCATCTTTGCAAAAGGTGCCTGGTTTGCCCTGGCAGAAATGGCGGCTACCGGTGCACAGGGATTGGGGATCGACTGGTGTATACAACCTGAACGCGCCCGTGAATATGCGGGAAGTGATATTATCCTGCAGGGAAATTTTGATCCTGCACGCTTACTATCACCCATACCCGAAATAAAAAAACAGGTGCATACCATGTTGCGCGCATTTGGCGGCCATCGCCATATCGCCAACCTGGGGCATGGCATTTTGCCGAATGTGCCGGTAGACCATGCGCGTGCATTTGTAGATGCAGTGAAGGAAAGTGAATGGTCAATGGTGAATGGTGAATGGCATTTGCGTTGA
- the hemF gene encoding oxygen-dependent coproporphyrinogen oxidase, with protein MGKEKDTWIAYIHSLQDRICTAVEASDGKAVFMEDAWTRPEGGGGKTRVISNGAVFEKGGVNTSVVFGEVTDAMRNQLKINGHSWFACGLSLVLHPLNPFVPTVHCNYRMFELYNDKGDCVDRWFGGGTDLTPYYLFEEDARHFHQVYKNACDRFDPEFFPRFKKTCDDYFVNWHRNEERRGIGGIFYDYQRPDENRDVNWWMDFGKACGDSFTEAYLPIVEKRKNQPYTAAHKHWQEIRRGRYTEFNLVHDRGTLFGLKTNGRIESILMSLPPTVRFEYNYQPEPGSEEDKLLQACLHPVDWV; from the coding sequence ATGGGTAAAGAAAAAGACACCTGGATCGCCTACATCCATTCCCTGCAAGACCGCATCTGCACTGCCGTTGAGGCCAGTGATGGAAAAGCTGTATTTATGGAAGACGCGTGGACCCGGCCTGAAGGTGGCGGTGGCAAGACACGGGTGATCTCCAATGGTGCTGTTTTTGAAAAAGGTGGCGTGAATACTTCGGTAGTATTTGGTGAAGTAACAGATGCCATGCGCAACCAGTTAAAGATAAACGGACATAGCTGGTTCGCCTGCGGCCTGAGCCTGGTGTTGCATCCGCTGAATCCATTTGTACCAACCGTGCATTGCAATTACCGGATGTTTGAATTATACAATGATAAAGGCGATTGCGTGGACCGCTGGTTTGGCGGCGGCACCGACCTTACGCCGTATTATCTTTTTGAAGAAGACGCGCGGCATTTTCACCAGGTCTATAAAAATGCCTGCGATCGTTTTGATCCGGAATTCTTCCCGCGTTTCAAGAAGACCTGCGACGATTATTTTGTGAACTGGCATCGCAATGAAGAACGCCGGGGAATCGGCGGTATCTTCTATGACTACCAGCGCCCGGATGAAAACAGGGATGTGAACTGGTGGATGGATTTCGGGAAAGCCTGCGGTGATAGTTTTACAGAAGCCTACCTGCCCATCGTAGAGAAAAGAAAAAACCAACCGTATACGGCAGCCCACAAACACTGGCAGGAGATCCGCAGGGGGCGCTACACCGAGTTTAACCTGGTGCACGACCGGGGCACTTTGTTTGGATTAAAGACCAACGGCCGTATTGAAAGTATATTAATGAGCCTGCCACCCACCGTTCGGTTTGAATACAATTACCAGCCGGAACCAGGCAGCGAAGAAGATAAATTGCTACAAGCCTGCCTGCATCCTGTGGACTGGGTCTGA
- a CDS encoding YciI family protein gives MFIIELTYTVPTAEIDAAMAPHIKYLDKYYQKGIFLASGRKDPRDGGLIFAKAANRQEVEAIIAEDPFNTNGLATYRIIEFKATKKIKTYDDFSGDE, from the coding sequence ATGTTTATTATTGAATTAACCTACACCGTGCCCACTGCAGAGATAGATGCTGCGATGGCGCCACATATAAAATACCTGGATAAATATTACCAGAAGGGAATTTTCCTGGCATCTGGCCGGAAAGACCCCCGCGATGGCGGGCTCATATTTGCCAAAGCTGCCAACAGGCAGGAAGTAGAAGCCATCATTGCTGAAGACCCATTCAATACAAATGGATTGGCAACTTACCGCATCATTGAATTTAAAGCCACCAAAAAGATCAAGACCTACGACGATTTTTCAGGTGATGAATAA
- a CDS encoding four helix bundle protein, which yields MFLQLNHQNLDVYSKARQLISECYKVTSTYPGEEKFNLSQQIRRASISVLLNIAEGSSRKSEPERIRYFEIARGSIVEIDAALDISYELGYINMLELNNLDQYITSTFKLLSRLIKK from the coding sequence ATGTTCCTCCAGTTGAACCATCAGAATCTCGATGTCTATTCTAAAGCCAGGCAATTAATTAGTGAATGTTATAAAGTGACAAGTACTTATCCTGGAGAGGAAAAATTCAATTTGTCCCAACAAATAAGAAGGGCTTCAATTTCGGTATTATTAAATATAGCAGAAGGATCGTCCCGGAAATCAGAACCTGAACGAATACGTTATTTTGAAATCGCCCGTGGATCAATAGTTGAAATTGATGCCGCATTGGACATCAGCTATGAACTTGGATATATAAACATGCTTGAATTAAATAACCTTGACCAATACATTACAAGCACTTTTAAACTATTATCCCGGTTAATAAAAAAATAG
- the hemA gene encoding glutamyl-tRNA reductase — protein MGHYPKDIQHFFLAGINYKKSDSATRSRFAISNDQYAWIIAAAKERGIAELFVLSTCNRTEIYGIAHDIEQLVNLLCEATGEPADLFYSIAYLHRGKAAVQHFFEVAAGLDSQILGDYEIVGQIKLAVKFSKEHKGIGPFIERLFNQVLQASKLVKNNTELSSGTVSVSFAAIQYLKEQVLNAAGKNILLIGTGKIGRNTCKNLIDYLGCRQITLVNRTYEKAQELAAELNILALPAGQLDEAIYSADIIVVAANAEEPIIRSVQLPANKTQWIIDLSIPNNVHPEIASLAGKQLLNVDQLSRLKDETLQKRLEEVPRAMAIIGEQIAEFLDWGHMRKQLAVLGVVKLKLEEIHTCTTFTATEDPANRIQKVLNTMAAKMRTQNQRGCHYLEAINDFIAFGAN, from the coding sequence ATGGGTCATTATCCAAAAGATATACAACATTTTTTCCTGGCTGGCATCAATTATAAAAAATCTGATTCTGCCACCAGGAGCCGCTTTGCCATCAGCAACGACCAGTATGCCTGGATCATTGCTGCAGCAAAGGAAAGAGGCATTGCTGAATTATTTGTATTGTCAACCTGTAACCGTACGGAAATATATGGCATCGCTCACGATATTGAGCAATTGGTGAACCTGCTCTGCGAAGCCACCGGGGAACCGGCTGACCTTTTCTATTCCATCGCTTACCTGCATCGCGGCAAAGCTGCCGTTCAGCATTTTTTTGAAGTAGCTGCCGGTCTTGATTCCCAGATCCTGGGCGACTATGAGATCGTAGGCCAGATCAAACTGGCAGTAAAATTCTCCAAGGAGCATAAAGGTATCGGACCATTTATCGAAAGATTATTCAACCAGGTGCTGCAGGCCTCGAAACTGGTAAAAAACAATACCGAGCTCAGCAGTGGCACTGTTTCAGTGTCTTTTGCAGCCATACAATACCTGAAAGAACAGGTGCTGAATGCGGCCGGTAAAAATATCCTGTTGATCGGAACCGGGAAGATCGGCCGCAATACCTGCAAGAACCTCATCGATTACCTGGGTTGCCGGCAGATCACGCTGGTGAACCGCACGTATGAAAAAGCGCAGGAACTGGCAGCAGAACTGAATATCCTGGCTTTGCCCGCCGGCCAACTCGATGAAGCCATCTACAGCGCTGACATCATCGTTGTAGCCGCCAATGCCGAAGAACCTATTATCAGGAGTGTACAGCTTCCCGCCAATAAAACCCAATGGATCATTGATCTTTCTATTCCGAATAATGTTCATCCGGAAATAGCTTCATTAGCGGGCAAACAATTACTCAACGTAGACCAGCTATCCCGCCTGAAAGATGAGACCCTGCAGAAGCGGCTCGAAGAAGTACCCAGGGCCATGGCCATCATCGGCGAACAAATAGCAGAGTTCCTGGATTGGGGGCATATGCGCAAACAACTGGCCGTGCTGGGTGTGGTTAAATTGAAACTGGAAGAAATCCATACCTGTACTACCTTTACGGCAACTGAAGATCCCGCCAACAGGATCCAGAAAGTACTCAACACGATGGCAGCAAAAATGCGGACCCAAAACCAACGCGGCTGTCATTACCTGGAGGCGATCAATGATTTCATTGCATTTGGCGCAAATTAA
- the hemC gene encoding hydroxymethylbilane synthase, which yields MTKQSIRIGTRDSQLAVWQATHVQELLRQEGFGSELVLIKSDGDLDLVTPLYEMGVTGVFTKTLDAALLSNRFDIAVHSMKDVPTQMARGIVSAAVLERANYTDLLVPKTTHHFLDDPESVALIATSSIRRKAQWLNRYPQHSITNLRGNVNTRLRKLSEENWDGAIFAAAGLERIGLRPPHAVELHWMLPAPAQGAILIVCKEGDNDSLEACLQLNHAPTDICTQMEREFLRTLSGGCATPISALATMQHDKIIFKGNIFSPDGKDHFSVELEEPFDPETVSLGIVAAHQLLQEGAQTIIDEIRNSA from the coding sequence ATGACAAAACAATCCATCAGAATCGGGACAAGAGACAGCCAACTGGCCGTTTGGCAGGCGACCCATGTACAGGAACTGTTACGCCAGGAGGGGTTCGGCAGTGAATTGGTGCTGATCAAAAGTGATGGCGACCTCGACCTGGTTACTCCTTTATATGAAATGGGCGTTACCGGTGTTTTCACCAAAACGCTGGATGCCGCATTACTCAGTAACCGCTTTGATATCGCGGTACATTCCATGAAAGATGTGCCCACCCAAATGGCCAGGGGAATAGTTTCCGCAGCTGTTTTGGAAAGGGCAAATTATACAGACCTGCTGGTGCCAAAAACAACCCATCATTTCCTGGATGATCCGGAAAGCGTTGCTTTAATTGCAACCAGTAGCATACGCCGGAAAGCCCAATGGCTAAACAGGTATCCGCAACACAGCATCACCAACCTTCGCGGCAATGTCAATACCCGGCTGCGGAAATTGTCCGAAGAGAACTGGGATGGCGCCATATTCGCAGCAGCGGGATTGGAAAGAATTGGGCTTCGGCCGCCCCATGCCGTTGAACTGCACTGGATGTTGCCAGCACCGGCACAAGGTGCCATATTAATCGTTTGTAAGGAAGGGGATAATGATTCACTGGAAGCCTGCCTCCAGTTGAACCATGCACCCACAGACATCTGTACGCAAATGGAACGGGAATTCCTGCGAACCCTTAGTGGCGGCTGTGCAACCCCTATCAGTGCACTTGCAACAATGCAGCATGACAAGATCATATTTAAAGGGAATATATTTTCACCTGATGGAAAAGATCATTTTTCTGTGGAACTGGAAGAACCATTTGACCCGGAAACTGTTTCATTAGGCATTGTGGCAGCCCACCAATTATTACAGGAAGGCGCACAAACGATCATTGATGAAATCAGGAACAGTGCGTGA
- the hemB gene encoding porphobilinogen synthase, with protein sequence MYLQRRNRILRQSPAIRSMVAETALSPNDFMVPLFIDEGQGIKTEIASMPGYYRNSLDITVAEVKELWAMGLKSVLLFIKCKDELKDNTGREAWNAEGLMQRSIKAIKDAVPEMLVMTDVALDPFSSYGHDGIVENGQVVNDPTVEALVKMSVSHATAGADFVAPSDMMDGRIGAIRKGLEEAGYTNTGIMSYSAKYASCFYGPFRDALDSAPGFGDKKTYQMDYANRTEAIRETLMDIEEGADIVMVKPALSYLDIIRDVKNTVRIPVSAYNISGEYAMIKAAAKMGWINEDKAILETLTSIKRAGADLIATYFAKDAVRLLG encoded by the coding sequence ATGTACCTGCAAAGACGAAACAGAATATTACGGCAGTCACCGGCTATCCGGTCGATGGTGGCTGAAACTGCACTGTCACCCAACGATTTTATGGTACCCTTATTCATCGATGAAGGCCAGGGTATAAAAACCGAGATCGCTTCCATGCCAGGCTATTACCGGAACAGCCTCGATATCACCGTTGCAGAAGTGAAGGAATTGTGGGCGATGGGCCTTAAATCTGTGTTACTGTTTATCAAATGCAAAGATGAATTAAAAGACAATACAGGCAGGGAAGCCTGGAATGCGGAAGGACTGATGCAACGCAGCATCAAAGCCATTAAAGATGCTGTACCGGAAATGCTGGTGATGACCGATGTTGCGCTGGACCCATTTTCTTCATATGGCCACGACGGCATTGTAGAAAATGGCCAGGTAGTGAATGACCCTACCGTTGAAGCCCTGGTGAAAATGAGTGTAAGCCATGCAACAGCGGGTGCAGATTTTGTGGCACCCAGTGATATGATGGATGGCCGCATCGGCGCTATAAGGAAAGGACTGGAAGAAGCCGGCTACACCAATACCGGCATCATGAGTTACAGTGCAAAATATGCCTCATGTTTTTACGGGCCTTTTCGCGATGCACTGGACAGTGCACCGGGATTCGGCGATAAAAAAACCTACCAGATGGATTACGCCAACCGGACAGAGGCCATCAGGGAAACACTTATGGATATTGAAGAAGGCGCAGATATTGTAATGGTGAAACCAGCCCTGTCTTACCTGGATATCATCCGGGATGTAAAAAATACTGTGCGCATTCCCGTTAGTGCCTACAATATCAGTGGCGAATACGCCATGATCAAGGCTGCGGCAAAAATGGGCTGGATCAATGAAGACAAAGCCATCCTGGAGACACTGACCTCTATCAAAAGAGCCGGGGCGGACCTTATAGCCACTTATTTTGCAAAAGATGCCGTTAGGCTGTTGGGATAA
- a CDS encoding uroporphyrinogen-III synthase, whose amino-acid sequence MKSGTVRESISILSTRPIDNEIVQDAARQGIDIEVLSFIDTAPVQSIEVTQEVEQASLMETTVVFTSMNAVEAVTDILFGLVPEWQVYCMGNTTRRLVAGYFGEDSIAGTADSAANLAKTIIEDGAAEEVFFFCGDQRRDELPGILSDAGIQVNEIVVYETIATPHKLTSQFAGVLFYSPSAVESFFIHNRLPEHALAFAIGATTANAIRKYSGNRIITADEPGKEQLVAKAIEILGSKI is encoded by the coding sequence ATGAAATCAGGAACAGTGCGTGAATCCATCAGCATATTAAGTACCCGGCCCATAGATAATGAGATCGTGCAGGATGCTGCACGGCAGGGAATCGATATAGAGGTGTTATCTTTTATTGACACCGCGCCGGTTCAAAGCATTGAAGTGACCCAGGAAGTAGAGCAGGCCTCCCTGATGGAAACCACGGTTGTATTCACCAGTATGAATGCTGTAGAAGCCGTTACGGATATATTATTCGGGCTGGTCCCGGAATGGCAGGTCTATTGCATGGGCAATACCACCAGGCGATTAGTGGCTGGTTATTTCGGGGAAGACAGTATTGCAGGAACTGCAGACAGTGCAGCCAACCTGGCAAAAACAATTATAGAAGATGGTGCGGCAGAGGAAGTGTTTTTCTTTTGTGGTGACCAGCGGCGGGACGAATTGCCAGGGATCTTATCCGATGCAGGCATACAGGTGAATGAAATTGTGGTATATGAAACCATTGCCACACCCCATAAATTAACCAGTCAATTTGCCGGTGTATTGTTTTACAGTCCAAGCGCAGTGGAAAGTTTCTTCATCCATAACCGCTTACCGGAACATGCATTGGCATTTGCCATCGGCGCAACAACAGCTAATGCCATCCGGAAATATTCCGGTAACAGGATCATCACTGCCGATGAACCCGGAAAGGAACAGTTGGTGGCCAAAGCCATTGAAATATTAGGGAGCAAAATATAA
- a CDS encoding CopD family protein encodes MYAYLKALHIIFVVTWFAGLFYMPRLFIYATEAGNKPDHERDILRGQFAIMMRRLWYGITWPSAILTLVLGTWVMLNGHWDKILFDANGRWLLLKLIFVVFLYVYHFTLHHIFGQEMKGIFTYSSNQLRIWNEVATIFLVAIVMLVVVKESISLLYGFLGLVGLIAVLMMAIKVYKRSREKRA; translated from the coding sequence ATGTACGCCTACCTCAAAGCCCTCCACATCATCTTCGTAGTAACCTGGTTTGCCGGGTTGTTTTACATGCCCAGGTTATTTATTTATGCGACCGAAGCGGGCAATAAGCCGGACCATGAACGGGATATTTTGCGCGGGCAGTTTGCTATTATGATGCGCAGGTTGTGGTATGGTATCACCTGGCCGTCTGCGATCCTTACACTGGTCCTGGGAACCTGGGTAATGCTCAATGGCCATTGGGATAAAATACTCTTTGATGCTAACGGCCGCTGGCTATTGCTGAAATTAATTTTCGTAGTATTCCTGTATGTATACCATTTTACCCTGCACCATATTTTCGGCCAGGAGATGAAGGGGATTTTTACCTACAGTTCCAATCAATTAAGGATCTGGAATGAAGTGGCGACCATATTTTTGGTGGCCATCGTGATGCTGGTAGTGGTGAAGGAAAGTATCAGCCTTTTGTACGGGTTTCTTGGTTTAGTCGGATTGATCGCGGTATTGATGATGGCGATTAAGGTGTATAAAAGAAGCAGGGAAAAGCGGGCCTGA